A stretch of DNA from Dioscorea cayenensis subsp. rotundata cultivar TDr96_F1 chromosome 4, TDr96_F1_v2_PseudoChromosome.rev07_lg8_w22 25.fasta, whole genome shotgun sequence:
TCCATTAGTGGACGGCAAGCATCTAAGATACAAGGCACAAAAggaaacattaaaaacatgaaaacccccttctcgaTCGTCACCATATATGGGTGGATTACCGGAGAAACCCTAAAAAGCTTTCACACATCGCCAAGATAAGCGAGCGACTATGATCTCCCTATCCTTGAATGTGGTTCTCCTCCAAGAACCACGAATAACCCCTGGAGATTCGCCTCCTTTCTTCTCTAACTTTTCCTCCAAGAATAGCTCAAAAGAAATCCCcaaaaataccctaaaaatcctcatcaaatcTATTTATACTTCTCTACTTACGGGCTATTCTAGGGGCATAAGGATGTGGTCGTAAGAAGGCTGGAGAAGATAAGTCGCTAGCTTTAAGGGATTGCTCACGATCTTAAGTCCCGTATGTAAAGTCTTATGTTTGTGTTACGATCCAACTTACAATCATAGCTACTGGACCGTAAAAGGTTTCCTTTCGTGTTGTCCTTTTGCGACTATCCTTCACGGGCATAAGCTCTGAGTCGTAGCTCCTTTATATGGTCCTTATGGGCATCTTTACGGGCGTAAGCCATACCTATAAGGTTTTTTGATTTGGTTCTGACTCCTCCTTAATtcacgggcataagcatgcccatgATATTCTTAATTTGGATAGTGCTTACGACTGTAGGGCTGCCCAGTAAGACACCCAGATTACCTTGTCCTTATTTAGATGATGCTGAGAGAGATCTAATTTCTTCGTTTGAGGTCTAGAatacttcttttggttctctctcacCTTTAAGTGATCACGCCTAAAAGCACGAGAATGTAAGACACACTAAATTTAGCATCGAGATTCCACAATATAATCTGTATTACAAGCCAAATAAGtgtataaatatgaaatacatgaatgttCTACACTAATCAGTGACCATCTTCCTTAGCTCCCTTACGACCACGTcccttatggccgtaagtgaGCCCAGTAAAGCAATCTGTATATAAATAgatttgatgaggatttttaggacaTTCTTTGGATTCTTTGATTAGTTTGTTAGAGGTGAAGTTAGGGAAGAAAAGAGACAAATCTCCAGTGCTCAAGGGGCTATTTAAGAAGAGATTTGGATCCATATTCAAGGGGATAGGAGATCATAGCCATCAAGCTCACCTTTGCGTCGTGCAGAGCTTTTCCTAGGGTTTCATTGGTGAGTCACCTGACCGAGGGAAgggttttatatttttcatctccATAAATCTTGTTGTTTtagataattatatgaattaGTAGCCAGTTTACTGCGACATTGGTTTGTTCGTTTATCAGTTTCATTGTACCCATTTCAATTCATAGCCACCNNNNNNNNNNNNNNNNNNNNNNNNNNNNNNNNNNNNNNNNNNNNNNNNNNNNNNNNNNNNNNNNNNNNNNNNNNNNNNNNNNNNNNNNNNNNNNNNNNNNNNNNNNNNNNNNNNNNNNNNNNNNNNNNNNNNNNNNNNNNNNNNNNNNNNNNNNNNNNNNNNNNNNNNNNNNNNNNNNNNNNNNNNNNNNNNNNNNNNNNNNNNNNNNNNNNNNNNNNNNNNNNNNNNNNNNNNNNNNNNNNNNNNNNNNNNNNNNNNNNNNNNNNNNNNNNNNNNNNNNNNNNNNNNNNNNNNNNNNNNNNNNNNNNNNNNNNNNNNNNNNNNNNNNNNNNNNNNNNNNNNNNNNNNNNNNNNNNNNNNNNNNNNNNNNNNNNNNNNNNNNNNNNNNNNNNNNNNNNNNNNNNNNNNNNNNNNNNNNNNNNNNNNNNNNNNNNNNNNNNNNNNNNNNNNNNNNNNNNNNNNNNNNNNNNNNNNNNNNNNNNNNNNNNNNNNNNNNNNNNNNNNNNNNNNNNNNNNNNNNNNNNNNNNNNNNNNNNNNNNNNNNNNNNNNNNNNNNNNNNNNNNNNNNNNNNNNNNNNNNNNNNNNNNNNNNNNNNNNNNNNNNNNNNNNNNNNNNNNNNNNNNNNNNNNNNNNNNNNNNNNNNNNNNNNNNNNNNNNNNNNNNNNNNNNNNNNNNNNNNNNNNNNNNNNNNNNNNNNNNNNNNNNNNNNNNNNNNNNNNNNNNNNNNNNNNNNNNNNNNNNNNNNNNNNNNNNNNNNNNNNNNNNNNNNNNNNNNNNNNNNNNNNNNNNNNNNNNNNNNNNNNNNNNNNNNNNNNNNNNNNNNNNNNNNNNNNNNNNNNNNNNNNNNNNNNNNNNNNNNNNNNNNNNNNNNNNNNNNNNNNNNNNNNNNNNNNNNNNNNNNNNNNNNNNNNNNNNNNNNNNNNNNNNNNNNNNNNNNNNNNNNNNNNNNNNNNNNNNNNNNNNNNNNNNNNNNNNNNNNNNNNNNNNNNNNNNNNNNNNAATTTATTGGTATCGTTTTTATAAGAGGTTTGTTTTGAGATATGTGAGATTAAACCTTAAAACCCAAGTAActaaaaggttaaaaaaaaacataatttaaggAAACGAGATTAATAAAAGACCTTTAGGAAATTTTGTTTGGATTCGGaataggaataaaaaaatagggggAATAGAAAAAGGGGAGGAATGTGAATGGGAATAAGGGGAATGAGAATaatgtgtttggattgagggaatAAGGATTAATTgggaatagaaaaaataaaaaagtgggatgtagtaaaattacatcaatacccttgtagttaaatactaaattattatataaaataacgaattatgtttaatgataaatatttaacattatttattattaaatatttataatataaatatatatatatatcaatatattataattatataattaatcttaactatttatttaactattatatatttattaaattagttaatatcattaaatatgtttaattcagttaatttcatttattgattataataaataaatatattgtgCTGATGTGTGTAAAAACCGGCCTCCACATCAGCACATTTGGGCCGGAATTATTTGGGTGGCCTGCCGGTGAAAGAGAATCATAGCTTGGTAACCGTTTTGATCTAAATCAAAGTTGGGATACCGAAAAGATACAAGGTCAAAGTTTGGGTATctcccaaaaaatttactctattAAATTCAGAGAGACATGTAAAACAATTAAAGAGATTTTGAAGGGGTTATATGAAAATAGCCTAAACCTTTTATTGCATTTCACTGCTGCTCCGCTCTTCCACTCTCGTTCGTGGTCCCGAACTCCATGGCCAACGTGCATCCTCTCCAGCAAGGCCTCGTCCATGGCGGCCGGATCCGTGTCCTCAAaccctcctcttcctcctccaaCGGACCCGTCGTCTACTGGATGTTCCGCGACCAGCGAGCTAGTGACAACTGGGCCCTCCTCCACGCCGCCGACCTCGCCGCGCGCTCCTCCGCCCCTCTCGCCGTTGTTTTCAACCTCTTTCACCGTTTCCTTGATGCCCATGCCCGCCAGCTTGGCTTCATGATCCGTGGCCTCCGCCTTCTCTCTCTTCGGCTCCAATCTCTCGGTATTCCCTTCCTTCTCTTGCGTGGTGACGCCGTTGACACGATTCCCGACCTTCTCTACCGCTGCGGGGCGTCGTATCTAGTCACCGACTTCTCCCCGCTCCGGCAGGTGCGAGCCTGGAAGGACGACATCTGCAGTCGGGTTGGCCCTGGCGTCGCGGTCCACGAAGTGGATGCTCACAATGTCGTGCCCTTGTGGGTTGCCTCTCAGAAATTGGAATACGGGGCCAGGACTATTCGGGGAAAAATCCACAAGCTCTTGCCTGAATACCTCGTCGGTTTCCCCGAGCTTCCAGTTCTCGAGAACAAGTGGAAGGCTTGGGATCCCCCGGAGATCGATTGGGATGACCTCCTTGCTGATGTTTTGAGGTAACACCATGGCACAAAATTCACCTTTTTCCTGGAAAAAAgaacatttgatttattttggagGATTTCGGTTTAGGAGAGGAGAAGATGTGCCGGAGATAAGGTGGTGTGAACCAGGGGAGGCGGGGGCAATGGAGGTTCTTAAAGGGAGTAAGGGTGGATTTTTAACGAAGAGATTGAAGAACTATGAGAGTGATCGGAATGATCCCTTGAAGCCCAAGGGTTTGTCGGGGCTCTCCCCTTACCTTCATTTTGGGCAGATTTCAGCACAGCGTTGCGCACTGGAGGCGCAGGCGCTCAGGAAATCTCAGTCTAAAGTAAGCTTCTTGGATTTCTCTCGTGACTTGTCTCTGATGATTTGCTTTATTCAGTTATGCAATGAGCCTTTCCCTGCTTGAATTTTGAGTGAGATTCttctagagttttttttttctttggaatatGGCAATTGCCATATGAAGTTTGTAGATTCATTTCCGTAAATTGAATGCTCAGATAATGTGCTTGATGTTGTTTCTTCCATGGGGAAGGATGTGGCTTTTTGGTGATTTAGTTAAGCGAGACTTTGTTTTAGAGTTTGGAACACTAAATAGAAGAGAAGACATATATATAAGTGTATTTCAAAATTCTTGCAGGAACTGCAAATACAAACGTTATTTTTCTGTTGAAATTTATGGTCTGCTGACAtgcaaatagaaaaatataattttttgtcatAATATGGATACTATTTGAAGAAGCTTGAGATTATATAGTCTTAAGTTATTGAACTATATCATATCCTGGCAaaggaagaaggaagaagagaagtGATCATACTAGACTTTCCTGTGGCAGTGGATTGCTTTGATTAATTGTTTATACTTTGTTGATGTTAATAAATATTAGATGTTATGTTCCACTAAGTTACTGTAAATAAATGCCatatatatcttcttcttcatggtaTGATTGACTAATTGGTCATCATTTTCATAAGATTTTACTTTCCCTGCTAAGAGTCTTTGCAAGCCAACTTTAATTTTGAGAGGAAGCATGACTTTTGACGTTAGGGAAAAGGTGAAGGACCGGGAAGGTTGGCTTTGGGGTTTAGATTATATAAATTTAGTTGTCCATTCCTTGCAAACAAGACATTGTAAAATCCAAGTTGCTGACAGCCCTAACAGGCCTTTTAATTGAGGagtgatttttatttgataacaaaGAGAACTAAGAAGTGACGGTGTTAAGGGTAATAGTTCTTGTTGCATATTCACTTGCATGAGTATATATATGCTTCACTTTAGTTTCTATTTGATGCTCCCAGCTCAGATCTTTTCTATTTATCTCCGAATTAcatattaaatattgattttatataGTCTGTCAATACATTCTTGGAGGAGTTAATTGTGCGGAGGGAGTTAGCAGATAACTTTTGCTATTATCAGCCTCACTATGACTCATTACAAGGTGCGTGGGAATGGGCTCAAAAAACTTTGATGGACCATGCTGGTGACAAGAGAGAGCACATTTACACGTAAGATGATCATGACATCAATCGGCAATGGCGAACACTTTTTTGTGCTAGGctttttcttagattttgtCACTGCATGTCATATTCATAACTATATTCTATGGTTTTCAGGAAAGAGCAGCTGGAGAAAGCAAAAACCGCTGATCCTGTTAGTCCCCGTATTGTATTTTATAGCAAACATTTTGATTagaatatgatttaattataggGACTTATATCATATTACTATCCCGTTCTGACCGTATCAGTGATTACCCTCAGCTGTGGAATGCAGCACAATTGGAGATGGTTCACTATGGAAAAATGCATGGATTCATGAGGTAAATATCAATATCCATTTAGGTACTTCATCATTTCATTGTAATTTCAAATTCATATACATAAACACTTTCTGAATAAGTTCATTCAAGAAGTTAAATATACATTACAAAGCTTGAAATTTTCAACTCAGATAAAGTGGCtttagttaataatattatgaaattaacTGTGTACTCACCTGATCAGTTTGCCTTTTAGTTTATCACAAGTTTTTTAAGTTTATTGGTTGTGTCTTAGTTTCTCTAGACAATTGTATTAATAAATAGTGCTTCACAGGATGTATTGGGCTAAAAAAATTCTTGAATGGACGACTGGGCCAGAAGAAGCTCTTTCAGTtgcaatatatttaaatgacaaGGTATTAGGCTTGTTTCTAATGGTTCTTATCAGTTTACGACACTAATTTTATTCGctttgaagaaatgaagaattAAACCACAGTGGATTACCTTACCACTTCATGTTTCTTGGGAAGCTCATACAATGAATAGATCCttcctttctttgtttgttcCATGTTGCATGGCTTGCATAAAATATTGCATGTCAGCTTTCTATaatatcattttctttctttgttgattgTCTTAATAAATGGCATTACTTGCAGTATGAGATAGACGGCAGAGATCCAAACGGCTATGTTGGTTGTATGTGGTCTATTTGCGGCATACATGACCAGGTTTATACCATTATATGGAATCTCTCTTGTAAACAAGTATACATTGAAATTCTTTATAAGTTGAATAATACCTTTGCATTACTCCCGGCTAGAAAATTCTTGACGGTTGTTCTATCTGAGCTCTCTTTCTGATTACAGGGCTGGAAAGAACGACCCGTATTTGGCAAAATTCGTTACATGAATTACGCGGGTTGCAAACGAAAATTCGATGTAGATGGCTACATTTCATATATCAACAAGTTGGTCTTTGAAACCAAGAAGAGGAAGTCCGAGGTAATCTCTGCTCCAATAGCCAATCACGTTCAAAAAGTCATGAAATCAAGGCCATAAACTAGAAAATTAAACTACCAGTTCTTAGCGTTTACTCTACATAACTTCCAATCGATTTTTGGTTTACTAACGTATACTTTGACAGCTCTTGTGAAGTTTCTGATATTATCCCACACTGGCAGGCAGAATTATTTTGTAATTCCGCTTTTTAATTGATGCTATTGATGTACAATTGGATTATATTCGTCGTAAGTTCAGTGTAgtgtggatttttgcatgtATACATGAAATTCATGGGCATTCATGGCTGAGGGAATCCTGTTTggaatgtacacatgcatgaaAGCATTTGTACNNNNNNNNNNNNNNNNNNNNNNNNNNNNNNNNNNNNNNNNNNNNNNNNNNNNNNNNNNNNNNNNNNNNNNNNNNNNNNNNNNNNNNNNNNNNNNNNNNNNNNNNNNNNNNNNNNNNNNNNNNNNNNNNNNNNNNNNNNNNNNNNNNNNNNNNNNNNNNNNNNNNNNNNNNNNNNNNNNNNNNNNNNNNNNNNNNNNNNNNNNNNNNNNNNNNNNNNNNNNNNNNNNNNNNNNNNNNNNNNNNNNNNNNNNNNNNNNNNNNNNNNNNNNNNNNNNNNNNNNNNNNNNNNNNNNNNNNNNNNNNNNNNNNNNNNNNNNNNNNNNNNNNNNNNNNNNNNNNNNNNNNNNNNNNNNNNNNNNNNNNNNNNNNNNNNNNNNNNNNNNNNNNNNNNNNNNNNNNNNNNNNNNNNNNNNNNNNNNNNNNNNNNNNNNNNNNNNNNNNNNNNNNNNNNNNNNNNNNNNNNNNNNNNNNNNNNNNNNNNNNNNNNNNNNNNNNNNNNNNNNNNNNNNNNNNNNNNNNNNNNNNNNNNNNNNNNNNNNNNNNNNNNNNNNNNNNNNNNNNNNNNNNNNNNNNNNNNNNNNNNNNNNNNNNNNNNNNNNNNNNNNNNNNNNNNNNNNNNNNNNNNNNNNNNNNNNNNNNNNNNNNNNNNNNNNNNNNNNNNNNNNNNNNNNNNNNNNNNNNNNNNNNNNNNNNNNNNNNNNNNNNNNNNNNNNNNNNNNNNNNNNNNNNNNNNNNNNNNNNNNNNNNNNNNNNNNNNNNNNNNNNNNNNNNNNNNNNNNNNNNNNNNNNNNNNNNNNNNNNNNNNNNNNNNNNNNNNNNNNNNNNNNNNNNNNNNNNNNNNNNNNNNNNNNNNNNNNNNNNNNNNNNNNNNNNNNNNNNNNNNNNNNNNNNNNNNNNNNNNNNNNNNNNNNNNNNNNNNNNNNNNNNNNNNNNNNNNNNNNNNNNNNNNNNNNNNNNNNNNNNNNNNNNNNNNNNNNNNNNNNNNNNNNNNNNNNNNNNNNCCAAAACAACGAGGGCGGTGGTTGCTGCAAGGGAGAGGGAGGCGAAGATCTGGCTGGGCGCCAACTCAGGAatggaggaggagaggagggGAGAACAACGAGCTGGCGGCAGCTGCTGCAAGTGAGAGGGAGTCGAAGATCTTCTCAGGGCGTCGACTCGGGAATGGAGGAGGAGAGGGGGAGAGAACAACGGCGGGACCGATACTGCAACCCTAGAAAAAGATTTGGGTGGGGCGGTctccaaatatttttaaagtataCATCAGCCGTTAGATGGCCATCTAACGGCTGATGGGGGACATCCCTAGAAATGATTTCTAGGGACGTCCCCAGCAGATGAATTCCcttatatattctctttcctcttcttttttctttatattattattatttttttcatttacaccctactcttttatttggaataggataatgcTCCTCATCTCCTTGGCTCCTATTTGAAGTAGCAGAATATGATTCATcactatgatttttatttatctccttttttgtttgatattaattCAAAACACAATGCTAATTTCCTAATGGGATTtggaataaaaattttctatataaacaccTTCCCTTTGTTAATTTGCttgtttggttaaaaaaaattgtcaagcTTAATTGTTATTACTAAAACACCTTTAACATTAATACATTGTCGGTCACTTATATCCATGAGTAAACATAATCCCCTAgctcttaattatttttctcatttttctctttttttgcttGTTATCATCATTTAGAGTGTCAATGtgttaatataatatttgaatatatattaacttatattaaattttttataagaaatagttataatttttatactttagaattctgtttaatttctttttttaacaaatattgcTACATTTATACAcccaaaaatattataaaaaaaccatgGAAGCTtaactcattattattattattattattattatttttccaaaaaaactgGATAAACCGATAGCATCAAGAAGAAAGGCGAGGGGGAGTCGAAACAAGATAACAATGAGTACCCATAGAaactaacaaatataaaataaaagcaacaaaataaCACAACAGAAATGAAGCCCAGAGACGACAGGTGTGAGGATTTGCGCATAAGTTTCATTGGAAGTTAACTCACACATCTATTATGATGGACCTAGGGATGGGCCAAGGAAGCCCATGTCCCCtccttttttctccttctttcgttttcttttaataataattttttttttccaaattaatgcaaagtatattttttttaaaaaattatactttgaagaaaaatatttgtgaaaattgatTGTTAGGCTTCTCTATATTTTacgaatttatttattatagtattgttttgtaaaaaaaaaatttaaagtttcaagaaaaatattttcaaaattttattatttggccttttgcaaaaatttagaatttgacaacttggtttttataaattactatatgatatatatatataaacatatttattttggaaaatatttatcaatatatttctttttttgaataaatctgtgatttatccacatttaattaaaaataaataaatttttttatttgctctcttaaaaatttttttagcttCATCCTGACATTCAtctatgctattttttttaataaaattactagTTAAATTCCTTTACTTTATATCAGGGTTTTTCCAAATTGTGACATCATATACTAATGAAAAAATAAGCAAACCAATTTTAGATGAAGCACTAATAACTAAAGATATCTCAAAACTGTAATATGATTTAAACATGATAGGTAGGTTGCGTGTATAGTCTGGATGTatagattatattatattatcttttctttaaaaaaaaaaagagataaaagccACATATATAACGGTTGAGAGTTTCCTGTTCTGCAACACCTCTTGATCTATCCGCAAACCATAAAGTCAAACAATTTATTTTGAAGCAACTACAACTAGACCAGACCAAACTAGacattgtttaattattgtataagtttttataattatgtactttttactttttttttttttagttcttacaatatttttaggtataattaagtcTTTATATTTAATCGAGTTAGGCCATTCTAGTCCATGATATAGATTGACaagtataaattaaaaagacttaattatacctaaaaatattatcgTGAATTAGACTGACCTAACTCGACCAAATATGaaaacttaattgtacctaaaaatattaaaaaaattaaaaatacataaaatacaaaattataaaaactgtACGGcaattaaatatatgttttcacaTTGAAAAGGTTGTCATTCAGGGCCCGTTTGGcattttgcagggaaagtaattgcatgtaaaGTCTTTGCAGGGAAAcactttgcatgcaattactttacctgcaaaataacattacaacgTTTGGTTATcccaatcaaaattgtaattactttgcatgcaaacttaattcccacgtttggtatgaacttgttttcaatgtaaaattacgtttattctcatttttgcccttagttgttatagttactaaatttgggtttttattcaactctaataatattattaacttagtccaaataataattaacctattcttcataaattaaaaaaaaaaatcaaatggggtttttatgtttttttagtacactaaaaaaaatcaaagtagtTTTATTATCTACATCATATCTATTACTCAAGATTTTCTATTACaacaacataaatcttaaaaaaaaaaaaaagggaaaaaagaagatatatgaagttcaataaaccaattttcaaaagaatgtatgaaattcgcaagcaaaaccctaaaatattgatgaattacattgaatttcatcaactttttaaatatcaaaaggcatcctttttcatttacataaatttttaccaagttaacaaaaaaattagcaaaatatggaatttatgaacataagaaaaaggtttgcaccattatatctacaataaaaatcccataaaaaaataaaaaaatatgttatgcaaaacatgataaaagagacaagaaataatattgttaaactaagaaattaatatttttgatttgaatgcttctacttaatatttatttatatatctcatatatttttaaaaaaactttgattcacTACAAATACTGAGCGTACAATTTTTACGTAGGGAATTAAAAACAATCGTggacaagtaaaaatatatatgtctcaagttcttatcttatcatgttggattattatttcaacatagatttgatttaatcaaaacaaaaattctccaataaaaattttatccaaacaaatatgaaatttatttatctttgatccatttaaaatatgaattttacacaaagaaaaatttaacaaaaatttaacacaaaataatctaacaaacttgagaaaaaaatattactttccGCCGAATTGGAAATATGATCGCGTTAGGGttttttcaaagacaaaacaaacaagaaagagttttatgtaataaagggtagtttggtaatttgacaattaccaaactttCCCATCCAACAGTATAAACACTTTCACACCCCCCTCTGAATCACTTTTGCTAGTCAAGTGGAAAGTGATTACAAGGagaccatattatttttaagaaccaAACGCTTGAAATAGATTCACCCCTCTTACTTTGCAGGGAAAATAACAAGTTTACATCATACCAAATGGGCCCTTATATAAAACTCTCACTCTGTCTCACTCCATCAGCGCCATGGAACACAGCACCAAAGCACCATCTCCCCTCCGggtcttcttcttccctttaaTGGCCCCCGGCCACATATTGATCCCTCTCATCAACATCGCCAAGCTCTTCGCGTTCTCGGCGTCTCCACCACCATCATTGTCACTCCCGGCAACGGCACCCTCTCCAGTACTCTACCTTCCATCAACCTCCTCCTCATCCTTCGTCCTCCACCTCATCCCTTCCAGGTCACTAATTACCCCTGAGCTGCTATTAAACAATTTGGTTGATTgatgattgattaattaaattaattcacgTGAAATTTGTGAGCAATTCTTCATGGAATATACTATTATTTCTTACGCTAGTTGGCCACAATAATTGTGCCACGCAGTACTATTAATCCTAAAATAATTTGCCAATAATGAACAAGAATGGAATACCTATCCCTTCCACATGACCACATGATTTCGTGTACATGACAATAAACATGTgctaaaaactatatatatacatatataaaagaatCATGATAAGTGAATTATCTGGTGCAGGCCAAAACTATttagtttaaataattaataacattaattaaaaataaatctttttagtGCGGAGTGATTGCAATTTTAATGGTGTCTCATTTTTACCTCCTTCTGTTATTTCGAAGATTGCACATGTGTTGATCTTGTGGTTTTCTGTAACCCCTTTTTTTCAGTAGGCGAGTTTTGATGAGCATGCTTCTACAATCCGTCGCAGCTTGATGTTCTCTGGGCAGCATGATGATTCCACCGGTGGAGCTGCTCCCGGTGGGGGGGACTCTGTTCAGGGATTAGGGTAGCTCTGGTGTGTTTTAGTTTCTTGTCCAGTTATTTTAGCTAGGGATGTGATTTTGTGCCCATTTCTAGTGGGcttgttttgtgttttattagTTGTTATTGACCGCTAGGTCTGGGAAGTTGTTGTATCACTCTTTCCtattttaatgcatgtggtttatcaacttttttttttaaaaaatttgaatatttatgaGAAGAATTAACtcataaataatatgataaGTCACATTTACAAACCATAAAGATAGATGCTTAtcgtatttaaaaaaataataataataaaataactgcTCGTAAGTCACATTAATTTACAACCCACATTTGTTTTCaatcacaaaatcaaacatGGATAAGTATTTTACCAGTAGTGAAACAGTGTACTTAAAACGTATAAAATGATCAGTTGGTGAATGCATGTCTATCTATAAATAGAGGCCAAAGGAAAGAGCAGCATTGCATTACATGCAGTTGTGAATCAGTGACTTGCTAGTTTCCAGTTTACTACCATGGCAATCCCAAGAGCATTTGCTTCACTCTCTCTCAGCCTCACTCTGGTTCTTGTTGTGGCTCCTCTGAGTTCTATGGCCAGCAACATACTCTACCCTGGGGAAACACTCCAGCCCGGGCAATCCCTGACCGTTGGGAACTACAGTTTCACTATGGGTACGGATTGCGACGCGGTGTTGTCTAAGAATGGCAACCTCATCTGGGAATCCGGTACTAAGTACCTGGACATAAACTGCTACCTCGATGTCTCCAATACTGGCAATCTAGTCATTTACAGGCCCAGCGGCACAACCCTGTGGCAGACCGACAAAAACGGAGCAGAAGGCAACTACATCCTCGTCCTTCAAGATGATGGCAAACTCGTTATTTATGGCCCTGACCTGTGGACTGCCGGAACCAGCGTGTTATCCTCTCGTGGTGTCTTCATCGAAACTAATCCAACCACTACCACCTTTGCTGCTTTGCCTGTTAATAAAGCTAAAAAAGAAGCCAAGGCTTTACGCATTTCCATGGTCATCAGCAACGAGTGATCGATGCTGATTAACGCTTAATTATTAGATGATATATAAGATAAGCGCATGAGCTAGCATGCATGCTGatgttcatgcatgcatgcgcATGTAGTAATGTTAAATAAGCTTGTGCATTTCATGCATGCGCTAGTTATGTGTAATGATTATCCTTGCTACGTGCTATATATGCAAAGCCGGTG
This window harbors:
- the LOC120259581 gene encoding deoxyribodipyrimidine photo-lyase isoform X2, with translation MANVHPLQQGLVHGGRIRVLKPSSSSSNGPVVYWMFRDQRASDNWALLHAADLAARSSAPLAVVFNLFHRFLDAHARQLGFMIRGLRLLSLRLQSLGIPFLLLRGDAVDTIPDLLYRCGASYLVTDFSPLRQVRAWKDDICSRVGPGVAVHEVDAHNVVPLWVASQKLEYGARTIRGKIHKLLPEYLVGFPELPVLENKWKAWDPPEIDWDDLLADVLRRGEDVPEIRWCEPGEAGAMEVLKGSKGGFLTKRLKNYESDRNDPLKPKGLSGLSPYLHFGQISAQRCALEAQALRKSQSKELIVRRELADNFCYYQPHYDSLQGAWEWAQKTLMDHAGDKREHIYTKEQLEKAKTADPLWNAAQLEMVHYGKMHGFMRMYWAKKILEWTTGPEEALSVAIYLNDKYEIDGRDPNGYVGCMWSICGIHDQVYTIIWNLSCKQGWKERPVFGKIRYMNYAGCKRKFDVDGYISYINKLVFETKKRKSEVISAPIANHVQKVMKSRP
- the LOC120259581 gene encoding deoxyribodipyrimidine photo-lyase isoform X3, which produces MANVHPLQQGLVHGGRIRVLKPSSSSSNGPVVYWMFRDQRASDNWALLHAADLAARSSAPLAVVFNLFHRFLDAHARQLGFMIRGLRLLSLRLQSLGIPFLLLRGDAVDTIPDLLYRCGASYLVTDFSPLRQVRAWKDDICSRVGPGVAVHEVDAHNVVPLWVASQKLEYGARTIRGKIHKLLPEYLVGFPELPVLENKWKAWDPPEIDWDDLLADVLRRGEDVPEIRWCEPGEAGAMEVLKGSKGGFLTKRLKNYESDRNDPLKPKGLSGLSPYLHFGQISAQRCALEAQALRKSQSKSVNTFLEELIVRRELADNFCYYQPHYDSLQGAWEWAQKTLMDHAGDKREHIYTKEQLEKAKTADPLWNAAQLEMVHYGKMHGFMRMYWAKKILEWTTGPEEALSVAIYLNDKYEIDGRDPNGYVGCMWSICGIHDQGWKERPVFGKIRYMNYAGCKRKFDVDGYISYINKLVFETKKRKSEVISAPIANHVQKVMKSRP
- the LOC120259581 gene encoding deoxyribodipyrimidine photo-lyase isoform X1, producing the protein MANVHPLQQGLVHGGRIRVLKPSSSSSNGPVVYWMFRDQRASDNWALLHAADLAARSSAPLAVVFNLFHRFLDAHARQLGFMIRGLRLLSLRLQSLGIPFLLLRGDAVDTIPDLLYRCGASYLVTDFSPLRQVRAWKDDICSRVGPGVAVHEVDAHNVVPLWVASQKLEYGARTIRGKIHKLLPEYLVGFPELPVLENKWKAWDPPEIDWDDLLADVLRRGEDVPEIRWCEPGEAGAMEVLKGSKGGFLTKRLKNYESDRNDPLKPKGLSGLSPYLHFGQISAQRCALEAQALRKSQSKSVNTFLEELIVRRELADNFCYYQPHYDSLQGAWEWAQKTLMDHAGDKREHIYTKEQLEKAKTADPLWNAAQLEMVHYGKMHGFMRMYWAKKILEWTTGPEEALSVAIYLNDKYEIDGRDPNGYVGCMWSICGIHDQVYTIIWNLSCKQGWKERPVFGKIRYMNYAGCKRKFDVDGYISYINKLVFETKKRKSEVISAPIANHVQKVMKSRP